In Rhinatrema bivittatum chromosome 1, aRhiBiv1.1, whole genome shotgun sequence, a single genomic region encodes these proteins:
- the LRAT gene encoding lecithin retinol acyltransferase has translation MKSTVLEVVSFLLDKVFFLASFKLFSVTAEENKVAASYDVTCFRRGDLLEVPRTLFVHFGIYLGDDRVAHMMPDILPVLSDDRSLIQKVVTNKRLILGVLTKVASIRVDTVEDFAYGGSIIINHMDHGFRNKPLPNEEVARRAEKLVGATPYSLLWNNCEHFVTYCRYGTPVSFQTDKFCEIVKMVIRDQRSVLASALLGLASVLCLGLGPSTTLPSVLIPFTLWMVS, from the exons ATGAAAAGCACAGTGCTGGAAGTGGTGTCCTTTCTCCTGGACAAAGTCTTCTTCCTTGCCAGCTTCAAACTGTTCAGTGTAACAGCAGAGGAAAACAAAGTGGCCGCCTCCTATGACGTGACTTGCTTTCGGAGGGGAGACCTGCTGGAGGTCCCCCGGACTCTCTTTGTTCACTTTGGCATCTATTTAGGGGACGACAGGGTCGCTCATATGATGCCAGACATCCTTCCTGTCCTGTCTGATGACAGGTCTCTGATTCAGAAAGTCGTGACAAACAAGCGGCTCATCCTGGGGGTGCTGACTAAAGTGGCCAGCATCAGGGTGGATACGGTGGAGGACTTTGCCTATGGAGGAAGCATTATAATAAACCACATGGACCACGGTTTCAGGAACAAACCACTTCCTAATGAAGAAGTGGCCCGGAGGGCTGAAAAGCTGGTGGGAGCCACACCCTACAGCCTTCTATGGAACAACTGTGAACATTTTGTGACTTACTGCAGATATGGAACCCCTGTGAGCTTTCAGACTGACAAG TTTTGTGAGATTGTGAAGATGGTGATCCGGGACCAGAGGAGCGTGCTTGCCTCAGCCCTGCTAGGTCTGGCGTCTGTTCTCTGCCTGGGTCTGGGACCCTCCACTACCCTCCCAAGTGTCCTCATTCCATTCACGCTGTGGATGGTCAGTTAA